The following are encoded together in the Pseudoalteromonas piscicida genome:
- the tusA gene encoding sulfurtransferase TusA yields the protein MSFDNTDHTLDAVGLRCPEPVMMIRGMVRRMNLGETLLVIADDPSTTRDIPSFCEFMDHTLVAKAVAESPYKYVIKKGQ from the coding sequence ATGAGTTTTGATAATACCGACCATACCTTAGATGCAGTAGGCTTACGTTGTCCGGAGCCAGTAATGATGATTAGAGGCATGGTGAGAAGGATGAACTTAGGTGAGACGTTGTTAGTTATCGCAGATGATCCATCAACAACAAGAGACATTCCGAGCTTCTGTGAATTTATGGATCACACTTTGGTCGCCAAAGCAGTGGCTGAATCTCCTTACAAATACGTGATTAAGAAAGGTCAGTAG